The following proteins are co-located in the bacterium genome:
- the rho gene encoding transcription termination factor Rho: MPEPAEAPPPAPSPDVPPLNLKELKDRKIADLAALARSMRVEGAAALRKQELIFAILQAQAEQNGAVSGEGVLEILPDGFGFLRAPDCNYLPGPDDIYVSPSQVRRFNLRTGDVVYGQIRPPKEGERYFALLKVETINFEEPERARDKILFDNLTPLYPQEQLRLEFEPEELTTRIIDLLVPVGKGQRGLIVAAPRTGKTMMLQNIAHGITANHPEVVLIVLLIDERPEEVTDMQRSVQGEVVSSTFDEPPTRHVQVAEMVIEKAKRLVEHGRDVVILLDSITRLARAYNAVVPPSGKILSGGVDSNALRGPKKFFGAARNIEEGGSLTILGTALVDTGSRMDEVIFEEFKGTGNMEVHLDRRLMDRRMFPAMDVTRSGTRKEELLVAPGVMNRVWILRKLLTQQNTIEAMEFLVDRLKGTKGNREFLDSMSQ; encoded by the coding sequence ATGCCGGAGCCGGCCGAGGCGCCGCCGCCGGCGCCGTCACCCGACGTTCCGCCGCTCAACCTGAAGGAGCTGAAGGACAGGAAGATCGCCGACCTGGCGGCGCTCGCGCGTTCGATGCGGGTCGAGGGCGCGGCGGCGTTGCGCAAGCAGGAGCTGATCTTCGCGATCCTCCAGGCCCAGGCGGAGCAGAACGGCGCCGTGAGCGGGGAGGGCGTCCTCGAGATCCTGCCCGACGGCTTCGGCTTCCTGCGCGCCCCGGACTGCAACTATCTGCCCGGCCCAGACGACATCTACGTCTCTCCGAGCCAGGTCCGGCGCTTCAATCTCCGCACCGGCGACGTCGTCTATGGTCAGATCCGCCCACCCAAGGAGGGCGAGCGCTACTTCGCGCTCCTCAAGGTCGAGACCATCAACTTCGAGGAGCCGGAGCGGGCGCGCGACAAGATCCTCTTCGACAACCTGACGCCGCTGTATCCGCAGGAGCAGCTCCGGCTCGAGTTCGAGCCCGAGGAGCTGACGACGCGCATCATCGATCTCCTCGTGCCGGTGGGCAAAGGGCAGCGCGGGCTCATCGTCGCCGCGCCGCGGACCGGCAAGACGATGATGCTCCAGAACATCGCTCACGGCATCACCGCGAACCATCCCGAGGTCGTGCTGATCGTTCTCCTCATCGACGAGCGGCCCGAGGAGGTCACCGACATGCAGCGCTCGGTGCAGGGCGAGGTGGTGAGCTCCACCTTCGACGAGCCGCCGACGCGCCACGTCCAGGTTGCCGAGATGGTGATCGAGAAGGCCAAACGGCTGGTCGAGCACGGACGCGACGTCGTCATCCTGCTCGACTCGATCACCCGTCTGGCGCGGGCCTACAACGCCGTCGTGCCGCCGAGCGGCAAGATACTCTCCGGCGGCGTCGACTCGAACGCGCTGCGCGGTCCGAAGAAGTTCTTCGGCGCGGCGCGCAACATCGAGGAGGGCGGCAGCCTCACGATCCTCGGAACCGCCCTCGTCGACACGGGCAGCCGCATGGACGAGGTGATCTTCGAGGAGTTCAAGGGCACCGGCAACATGGAGGTGCACCTCGATCGCCGGCTGATGGACCGCCGCATGTTCCCGGCCATGGACGTCACCCGCTCGGGCACCCGCAAGGAGGAGTTGCTGGTGGCCCCCGGCGTGATGAACCGGGTGTGGATCCTGCGCAAGCTGCTTACCCAGCAGAACACCATCGAGGCGATGGAGTTCCTGGTCGACCGGCTGAAGGGCACGAAGGGCAACCGCGAGTTCCTGGACTCGATGAGCCAGTGA
- a CDS encoding RluA family pseudouridine synthase, with protein sequence MTSPVDATDERVEVVVPPAAVGERLDRFLGGLPAVGTRSRAQQLLLAERVTVDGRARRASYTLRGGERVVALVPPPPPSTLLAEALPLSVLFEDAHLVALDKAPGMVVHPAPGARTGTVVNALLHRLGALEGGDPARPGIVHRLDRDTSGVLVVARTPRAHEYLARQFRKRTLSKRYVAVVHGRLAPARGTVDRAIARDVVDRKRMRVVREGGRAAVTRWEVLEYLPGATLVALVPETGRTHQLRVHLASLGHPIAADRVYGGDRLRTAGVSARVAAVLGACPRQALHAEALRFRHPGSGEAMEIAAPWPADLRALVEGLRALGGGHDPA encoded by the coding sequence CTGACGAGTCCGGTGGACGCCACGGACGAGCGGGTCGAGGTGGTGGTCCCGCCGGCGGCCGTCGGCGAGCGGCTCGACCGATTCCTCGGCGGGTTGCCCGCGGTGGGCACTCGCTCGCGGGCGCAGCAGCTGCTGCTCGCCGAGCGGGTGACCGTAGACGGCCGGGCGCGGCGGGCGTCGTACACGCTGCGCGGCGGCGAGCGCGTCGTCGCTCTCGTGCCCCCGCCGCCCCCCTCGACGCTGCTTGCCGAAGCGCTGCCGCTCTCGGTGCTGTTCGAGGACGCGCATCTCGTCGCGCTCGACAAGGCACCGGGAATGGTCGTCCATCCGGCGCCCGGGGCACGGACGGGTACGGTGGTGAATGCGCTGCTGCATCGGCTCGGCGCACTCGAGGGCGGCGATCCCGCGCGCCCGGGCATCGTACATCGGCTCGACCGCGACACGTCCGGCGTGCTCGTCGTCGCGCGCACGCCGCGCGCGCACGAGTACCTCGCGCGACAATTCCGCAAGCGCACGCTGTCGAAGCGCTACGTCGCGGTCGTGCACGGCCGGCTCGCGCCGGCGCGCGGCACCGTCGATCGGGCGATCGCGCGCGACGTCGTCGACCGCAAACGGATGCGCGTCGTCCGCGAGGGGGGGCGGGCCGCGGTGACGCGTTGGGAGGTGCTGGAGTATCTGCCCGGCGCGACGCTGGTCGCGCTGGTGCCGGAGACGGGGCGAACGCACCAGCTACGCGTGCACCTGGCGTCGCTCGGGCATCCCATCGCCGCCGATCGCGTGTACGGCGGCGACCGCCTTCGGACGGCCGGCGTGTCCGCACGGGTCGCCGCCGTTCTCGGCGCCTGTCCCCGGCAAGCACTGCATGCAGAAGCGCTGCGCTTCCGGCATCCCGGAAGCGGCGAGGCGATGGAGATCGCCGCGCCGTGGCCCGCGGACCTCCGGGCGCTCGTCGAGGGCCTGCGCGCGCTCGGCGGCGGCCACGATCCAGCTTGA
- a CDS encoding bifunctional riboflavin kinase/FAD synthetase, which yields MRVVRHLEHVSPRLGPVVLTLGNFDGVHRGHEAIICRAVDEARSRAAAAAVLTFHPHPVAVLAPERASARIQPLHDRLERFCDLGVDLAVVRRFTPAFAAVGAEAFVTDFLLPRLAVVHVVVGHNVSFGRRREGTVDTLRMLGARHGFTVEDVGPVTAAGAEVSSTALRRELAAGDVGRAAELLGRPHVLRGRVMAGDRRGRTLGFPTANLHLKPGVLLPPDGVYAVRARLDGTTRSAVMNVGVRPTFGGLRHTVEAYLLDFDGDLYGRWLAVELVARLRGEQRFAGVEALQAQIAADVAQARGVLGTGT from the coding sequence ATGCGGGTCGTCCGCCATCTCGAGCACGTGTCGCCACGGCTCGGCCCGGTGGTGCTGACCCTGGGGAACTTCGACGGGGTCCATCGTGGGCACGAGGCGATCATCTGCCGCGCCGTGGACGAGGCGCGTTCGCGCGCCGCTGCCGCCGCCGTCCTGACCTTTCATCCGCACCCGGTGGCCGTGCTCGCTCCGGAGCGGGCGTCGGCGCGTATCCAGCCGCTGCACGATCGGCTCGAGCGCTTTTGCGACCTCGGGGTCGATCTCGCCGTCGTGCGCCGCTTCACCCCCGCTTTCGCCGCCGTCGGTGCCGAGGCCTTCGTCACCGACTTCCTGCTCCCACGTCTCGCGGTGGTCCACGTCGTCGTGGGGCACAACGTCAGCTTCGGGCGACGCCGCGAAGGCACGGTGGACACGCTGCGCATGCTCGGCGCGCGGCATGGGTTCACGGTCGAGGACGTAGGCCCCGTGACCGCAGCCGGTGCCGAGGTGAGCAGCACCGCGCTGCGCCGGGAGCTGGCTGCGGGCGACGTCGGACGCGCCGCCGAGCTGCTCGGCCGCCCGCACGTGCTGCGGGGACGGGTCATGGCGGGCGATCGCCGCGGCCGGACCCTCGGCTTTCCGACCGCGAACCTGCACCTGAAGCCCGGGGTCCTCCTGCCGCCTGACGGCGTCTACGCGGTGCGGGCACGGCTCGACGGCACGACACGGTCCGCCGTCATGAACGTCGGCGTCCGCCCGACCTTCGGTGGTCTGCGGCACACGGTCGAGGCGTACCTGCTCGACTTCGACGGCGATCTCTACGGGCGCTGGCTTGCGGTCGAGCTCGTCGCGCGCCTGCGCGGCGAGCAGCGCTTCGCCGGCGTCGAGGCCCTGCAGGCCCAGATCGCGGCCGACGTGGCGCAGGCGCGCGGCGTGCTCGGCACGGGCACCTGA
- a CDS encoding tetratricopeptide repeat protein encodes MTSPRLALVAALLAAVASGCATRADLLQQDRRVRAMLNEQRKAIDQLRREVERLRADVDEGGGGRARGGDDRVALLEQRLATLERERAGHPSEALTGETPVPPDVALPGDDTAPPEIAAQTPPTTIPPPARPPVDDAWARDVAQEQAAVGTMNVPEKAEYLAALDGVARKDCVSSVPQLNGIASKSKGSALADNALYWAARCYAARGDQNQAISKFYDVVTRYPKSDKAPAALWQQGNLFLQIGDTPDARLALGKLIRDYPNSPEAAQARQKLSEIDQ; translated from the coding sequence ATGACGTCGCCGCGCCTGGCGCTGGTCGCGGCGTTGCTCGCGGCCGTCGCGTCGGGTTGTGCCACGCGGGCCGACCTTCTCCAGCAGGATCGTCGCGTCCGGGCGATGCTGAACGAGCAGCGCAAGGCGATCGATCAGCTCCGGCGCGAGGTCGAGCGGCTGCGCGCCGACGTCGACGAGGGCGGAGGCGGACGCGCGCGCGGCGGCGACGACCGCGTCGCGCTTCTCGAGCAACGCCTCGCGACGCTCGAGCGCGAGCGCGCGGGACACCCGTCGGAAGCCCTCACCGGCGAGACGCCGGTTCCGCCCGACGTCGCGCTGCCGGGCGACGATACGGCGCCGCCCGAGATCGCCGCGCAGACGCCGCCCACGACGATCCCACCGCCCGCGCGGCCGCCGGTCGACGACGCCTGGGCCCGCGACGTGGCGCAGGAGCAGGCCGCGGTCGGCACCATGAACGTGCCGGAGAAGGCCGAATACCTCGCGGCGCTCGACGGCGTCGCGCGCAAGGACTGCGTGTCGTCGGTTCCGCAGCTGAACGGGATCGCGTCCAAGTCGAAGGGTTCGGCACTCGCCGACAACGCGCTCTACTGGGCGGCCCGCTGCTACGCCGCCCGCGGCGACCAGAACCAGGCGATCTCGAAGTTCTACGACGTGGTCACGCGCTATCCAAAGAGCGACAAGGCGCCGGCCGCGCTCTGGCAGCAGGGCAACCTCTTCCTCCAGATCGGCGACACGCCCGACGCCCGTCTCGCCCTCGGCAAGCTGATCCGTGACTACCCGAACTCGCCCGAGGCCGCGCAGGCGCGCCAGAAGCTCTCCGAGATCGACCAGTAG
- the pal gene encoding peptidoglycan-associated lipoprotein Pal, whose product MMRRRSSILLVTLCLCVPLVGACKKKGPGPEDGVGGPDSTYGMGEEGLAGGSSLGRAQKGLAPEEDGILKDVNFGYDSDDVEPGETSVLEQNLDWLQQNPRAKVELEGHCDSRGTIEYNLALGAKRAKSVKDWLIGHGVAPDRISTISYGKELPLCQEETESCWARNRRVHFVVLGQ is encoded by the coding sequence ATGATGAGGCGGCGCAGCTCGATCTTGCTCGTGACGCTCTGCCTGTGCGTGCCGCTCGTCGGCGCGTGCAAGAAGAAGGGCCCCGGTCCGGAAGATGGCGTCGGCGGTCCGGACTCCACCTACGGCATGGGCGAGGAAGGTCTCGCCGGTGGCTCGAGCCTCGGTCGCGCGCAGAAGGGACTGGCGCCCGAGGAAGACGGCATCCTCAAGGACGTCAACTTCGGCTACGACAGCGACGACGTCGAGCCTGGCGAAACTTCCGTGCTCGAGCAGAACCTCGACTGGCTCCAGCAGAACCCGCGCGCGAAGGTCGAGCTCGAGGGGCACTGTGACAGCCGCGGGACGATCGAGTACAACCTCGCGCTCGGCGCCAAGCGTGCGAAGTCGGTCAAGGATTGGCTGATCGGGCACGGCGTCGCACCGGATCGCATCTCGACCATCAGCTACGGTAAGGAGCTTCCCCTCTGCCAGGAGGAAACGGAATCGTGTTGGGCGCGCAATCGGCGCGTGCACTTCGTCGTCCTCGGCCAATGA
- the tolB gene encoding Tol-Pal system beta propeller repeat protein TolB, with protein sequence MTFRRWFVVMTLVLGVAMRTDAVVTGSIFGPGSEAFPIAVMPLKDAGGDAGGALGREFARVLSRDLDLSGYFRLVDPKTFVEDSRTAGVTAETTDFVGWAAIGAAEVVKGTVAVSGDTITVEVRLFDVAERRDVPQVSRRFSGARADLPRMAHRMADGILELMTGERGPFDSKITLTSTRGGPLKEIYTYTFDQTAPTKVTNVRSLVVAPSWRPDLRAILFTAYSEHQPKLFQVDLATRGVSRLIAGGGTWIGGAWSPDGTRLLAVREEAGNSDIYLVDRSGAVVRRLTDHWGIDVSPSWAPDGRRFVFCSARGGAPQIYAMSVDGGEPRRVSRLGNYNTSPSWSPKGDYIAYAMRGGGGFQIVVAPADGSGAGRAITSSGSNEDPSWAPDGRYLVFSSTRGRGRKLWLADRDGRVQKELTTGAGDDTSPNWSRRMD encoded by the coding sequence ATGACGTTCCGTCGCTGGTTCGTGGTGATGACGCTGGTGCTCGGTGTGGCGATGCGCACTGACGCCGTGGTCACGGGATCCATCTTCGGTCCCGGCAGCGAGGCCTTCCCGATCGCGGTGATGCCGCTGAAGGACGCCGGCGGCGACGCGGGTGGCGCGCTCGGCCGCGAGTTCGCGCGCGTGCTCTCGCGCGACCTCGACCTCTCCGGCTACTTCCGCCTGGTCGATCCGAAGACCTTCGTGGAAGATTCCCGGACCGCCGGCGTGACGGCCGAGACCACCGACTTCGTCGGCTGGGCCGCCATCGGCGCGGCCGAGGTGGTGAAGGGCACGGTCGCGGTCTCCGGCGACACGATCACCGTCGAGGTGCGGCTCTTCGACGTCGCGGAGCGCCGGGACGTCCCGCAGGTGAGCCGGCGCTTCTCGGGCGCCCGTGCCGATCTGCCGCGCATGGCGCACCGGATGGCCGACGGCATCCTCGAGCTGATGACGGGCGAGCGCGGGCCTTTCGATTCGAAGATCACCCTCACCAGCACGCGCGGCGGTCCGCTGAAGGAGATCTATACGTACACCTTCGACCAGACGGCGCCGACGAAGGTCACGAACGTGCGCTCGCTCGTCGTCGCCCCGAGCTGGCGCCCGGACCTGCGCGCGATCCTCTTCACCGCCTACAGCGAGCACCAGCCGAAGCTGTTCCAGGTCGATCTGGCGACGCGCGGCGTGTCGCGTCTGATCGCCGGCGGTGGAACCTGGATCGGCGGCGCCTGGTCGCCCGACGGCACCAGGTTGCTCGCGGTTCGCGAGGAGGCGGGCAACTCGGACATCTACCTCGTCGATCGCTCCGGCGCGGTCGTGCGCCGCCTGACGGATCATTGGGGCATCGACGTCTCGCCGTCCTGGGCGCCCGACGGTCGGCGCTTCGTCTTCTGCTCGGCGCGCGGCGGCGCGCCGCAGATCTATGCGATGTCGGTCGACGGCGGCGAGCCGCGGCGCGTATCGCGGCTCGGCAACTACAACACCTCGCCGTCCTGGTCGCCGAAGGGCGACTACATCGCCTACGCGATGCGCGGCGGTGGTGGATTCCAGATCGTCGTCGCGCCGGCCGACGGCAGCGGCGCGGGCCGCGCGATCACGTCGAGCGGCAGCAACGAGGATCCGTCGTGGGCGCCCGACGGTCGCTATCTCGTGTTCTCGTCGACGCGCGGTCGCGGACGCAAGTTGTGGCTCGCCGATCGTGATGGACGGGTCCAGAAAGAATTGACCACCGGAGCGGGCGATGATACGTCGCCCAACTGGTCGCGGCGGATGGACTGA
- the tolA gene encoding cell envelope integrity protein TolA, with translation MGPAVHAHDGGLGGGSRRRAPRDRRRAAADAAALASADRLHGRAHGRRVARRTACGRPARSRAGGAAAQDCRQRQREADRDAEPGAAGTPAPRAAEPPVAAPEPPAPPVAKPEPAAPKPPEQVAPPPRPEPASKPEPTPAPKPEPKPAPKPEPKPEPKPEPKPEPKPEPKPEPKPEPKPEPKPQPKPEPKAAAKPEPKPAPAATPDAKKADAPRPTETAKPDASKPSTSAASKPDVKPETSARPATPTSAAADAGKKPAVAAGAGAAGAGEGASDAYAAAAERWRSRAGEGGGLGGKPAEGPMGAGGDGGGGGQATGVEFLAYRQRVVATVKGVWANPIRRPGLVAKVQFQIGPDGVISAVRLVQPSGDQTYDLSATRAVQRANPLPPPPPRYKNEFREFLIEFHSEEGGQGTG, from the coding sequence GTGGGACCCGCAGTACACGCGCATGATGGGGGTCTCGGCGGCGGGTCACGTCGCCGTGCTCCTCGTGATCGTCGTCGCGCAGCTGCTGACGCCGCTGCGCTCGCGTCCGCTGACCGCCTACACGGTCGAGCTCATGGACGGCGCGTCGCTCGGCGGACGGCTTGCGGCAGGCCCGCTCGATCGCGAGCCGGGGGCGCCGCCGCGCAAGACTGCCGGCAGCGCCAGCGCGAAGCCGACCGTGACGCCGAGCCCGGCGCCGCCGGTACGCCGGCGCCGCGAGCCGCCGAGCCGCCGGTCGCGGCGCCTGAGCCGCCCGCTCCGCCGGTGGCGAAGCCCGAGCCCGCGGCGCCGAAGCCGCCCGAGCAGGTCGCGCCACCGCCCCGGCCGGAGCCGGCATCGAAGCCTGAGCCAACGCCGGCGCCCAAGCCCGAGCCGAAGCCGGCGCCCAAGCCCGAACCGAAGCCGGAACCCAAACCCGAACCCAAGCCGGAACCCAAGCCCGAGCCGAAGCCGGAACCCAAGCCCGAGCCCAAGCCCGAGCCCAAGCCACAACCGAAGCCCGAGCCCAAGGCCGCGGCGAAACCCGAACCGAAGCCCGCGCCGGCAGCGACGCCCGACGCGAAGAAGGCGGACGCGCCCAGGCCGACGGAGACGGCGAAGCCCGACGCGTCGAAGCCATCGACCTCCGCCGCCTCGAAGCCGGATGTGAAGCCCGAGACGTCCGCCCGGCCGGCCACCCCGACGTCCGCGGCCGCCGACGCGGGCAAGAAGCCCGCGGTCGCCGCCGGGGCCGGGGCGGCCGGGGCAGGCGAGGGCGCGAGCGACGCGTACGCCGCCGCGGCGGAGCGTTGGCGCTCACGCGCCGGCGAGGGCGGTGGGTTGGGGGGCAAGCCGGCCGAGGGGCCGATGGGAGCGGGCGGTGACGGGGGCGGCGGTGGGCAGGCGACCGGGGTCGAGTTCCTTGCCTATCGTCAGCGCGTGGTCGCGACGGTGAAGGGCGTGTGGGCGAATCCGATCCGGCGGCCGGGGCTCGTCGCCAAGGTCCAGTTCCAGATCGGGCCCGACGGCGTCATCAGCGCCGTGCGGCTGGTGCAGCCGTCGGGCGATCAGACCTACGATCTCTCGGCGACGCGGGCCGTGCAGCGCGCGAATCCGCTGCCGCCGCCGCCGCCGCGCTACAAGAACGAGTTTCGCGAGTTCCTGATCGAGTTCCATTCCGAAGAAGGAGGGCAGGGTACGGGATGA
- the tolR gene encoding protein TolR, producing the protein MAFGSQGESGGAISDINVTPLVDVMLVLLVIFMVTAPILQQGVPIDLPKVAAAPLAGEEEQLVVNVARTGEVYLNDTPYALPQLTEKLQAIAAARPDRTIYVRADQAVPYGDVMRAMAAVRDAGMQRVGLVTEPPPDAR; encoded by the coding sequence ATGGCGTTCGGATCGCAGGGCGAGAGCGGCGGCGCGATCTCCGACATCAACGTCACCCCGCTGGTCGACGTGATGCTGGTGCTCCTCGTCATCTTCATGGTGACCGCGCCCATCCTCCAGCAGGGCGTGCCTATCGACCTGCCCAAGGTCGCCGCGGCTCCGCTCGCGGGCGAGGAGGAGCAGCTCGTCGTCAACGTCGCGCGGACGGGCGAGGTGTATCTCAACGACACGCCGTATGCGCTGCCGCAGCTGACGGAGAAGCTGCAGGCGATCGCCGCCGCCCGTCCCGACCGCACCATCTACGTGCGTGCCGATCAGGCCGTGCCGTATGGCGACGTCATGCGCGCCATGGCCGCGGTCCGCGACGCCGGCATGCAGCGGGTCGGCCTCGTCACCGAGCCGCCGCCCGACGCGAGGTGA
- the tolQ gene encoding protein TolQ → MEFWHLVWGSGWLVRLVLLTLIGMSVGCWGMALAKGREMRRARTQSERFIDIFWEAKNLATIQAASTDLKESPVAQVFRAGYQELQRLTKIKRQAAEDEEDLGFGGIENVQRAMQRARTQEVTRLERGLTFLATTSSTAPFIGLFGTVWGIMTAFMGLSTTTSSSIQAVAPGIAEALIATAVGLAAAIPAVVMYNRFARQLRVLTAEMDTFGNEFLNIAERHFLKK, encoded by the coding sequence ATGGAATTCTGGCACCTCGTCTGGGGCTCGGGATGGCTCGTCCGCCTGGTCCTGCTCACGCTGATCGGCATGTCGGTCGGCTGCTGGGGGATGGCGCTCGCCAAGGGTCGCGAGATGCGGCGCGCGCGCACCCAGTCGGAGCGCTTCATCGACATCTTCTGGGAGGCGAAGAACCTCGCCACCATCCAGGCCGCAAGCACCGACCTGAAGGAGAGCCCCGTTGCCCAGGTGTTCCGGGCCGGCTACCAGGAGCTGCAGCGCCTGACCAAGATCAAGCGCCAGGCCGCGGAGGACGAAGAGGATCTCGGCTTCGGCGGCATCGAGAACGTGCAGCGGGCCATGCAGCGGGCACGGACGCAGGAAGTGACGCGGCTCGAGCGCGGGCTGACGTTCCTCGCCACCACGTCGAGCACGGCGCCGTTCATCGGCCTGTTCGGCACGGTCTGGGGCATCATGACCGCCTTCATGGGGCTGTCGACGACGACCTCCTCGAGCATCCAGGCGGTCGCGCCGGGCATCGCCGAGGCCCTGATCGCCACCGCGGTGGGCCTCGCGGCCGCGATTCCGGCGGTCGTCATGTACAACCGTTTCGCGCGGCAGCTTCGCGTGTTGACGGCCGAGATGGACACCTTTGGCAACGAGTTCCTCAACATCGCCGAGCGGCATTTCCTCAAGAAGTAG
- a CDS encoding phosphoglycerate kinase, which yields MRTLDQVDVTGKRVFVRVDFNVPLQDGRVTDATRITATLPTLRALLDRGAALVLASHLGRPKGKRNPDYSLAPVVAVLAKELGREVRLAPDCVGAETEALASALNPGDVLLLENLRFHAEEEKNDPAFAARLATLADVYVNDAFGAAHRAHASTEGIARLMPQRAAGLLLAREVAVLGRLLAAPEKPFVAILGGAKVSDKIAVIEHLLGRVQTLVIGGAMAYTFLRAQGKPIGRSRVEEDRIELARETLARARQAGVDLLLPSDHLAADKPEAGATTQIVSADAFPDDLLGVDIGPDTAKRYGDVVAAARTVLWNGPMGIFEIDAFAQGTMAIAEALARCTGTTVVGGGDSVAALARAGKSDAVTHVSTGGGASLEFLEGKTLPGVAALED from the coding sequence ATGCGCACGCTCGACCAGGTCGACGTCACCGGCAAGCGCGTGTTCGTCCGCGTCGACTTCAACGTCCCGCTGCAGGATGGGCGTGTGACCGATGCGACGCGAATCACGGCCACCCTGCCGACGCTGCGCGCGCTGCTCGATCGCGGCGCGGCGCTCGTCCTGGCGTCGCATCTCGGCCGTCCGAAGGGGAAGCGCAACCCCGACTACTCGCTGGCGCCGGTGGTCGCCGTGCTCGCGAAGGAGCTGGGGCGCGAGGTCCGGCTCGCCCCCGACTGCGTCGGCGCCGAGACCGAAGCGCTGGCGAGCGCACTGAATCCCGGCGACGTCCTCCTGCTGGAGAACCTGCGCTTCCACGCCGAGGAGGAGAAGAACGACCCCGCCTTCGCCGCCCGGCTCGCGACGCTCGCCGACGTCTACGTGAACGACGCCTTCGGCGCCGCGCACCGCGCGCACGCCTCGACCGAAGGCATCGCGCGGCTGATGCCGCAGCGCGCGGCCGGCCTGCTGCTGGCGCGCGAGGTCGCGGTGCTGGGTCGGCTGCTCGCCGCGCCCGAGAAGCCCTTCGTCGCGATCCTCGGCGGCGCCAAGGTCTCCGACAAGATCGCCGTCATCGAGCATCTCCTCGGCCGCGTGCAGACCCTCGTCATCGGCGGGGCGATGGCCTACACGTTCCTGCGCGCGCAGGGGAAGCCGATCGGCCGCTCCCGCGTCGAGGAGGACCGCATCGAGCTGGCGCGCGAGACGCTGGCGCGCGCCCGGCAGGCCGGCGTCGACCTGCTGCTACCGTCGGACCACCTCGCCGCCGACAAACCCGAAGCCGGCGCCACGACACAGATCGTCTCCGCCGACGCCTTTCCCGACGACCTCCTCGGCGTCGACATCGGCCCTGACACCGCGAAGCGTTACGGCGACGTGGTGGCGGCGGCCCGCACGGTCCTCTGGAACGGCCCCATGGGCATCTTCGAGATCGACGCCTTCGCCCAGGGCACGATGGCGATCGCCGAGGCGCTGGCGCGCTGCACGGGCACCACCGTCGTCGGCGGCGGCGACTCGGTGGCGGCGCTCGCACGCGCCGGCAAGAGCGACGCGGTGACGCACGTGTCGACCGGCGGGGGCGCGTCGCTCGAGTTCCTCGAGGGCAAGACGCTGCCCGGCGTGGCGGCACTGGAGGACTGA
- the tpiA gene encoding triose-phosphate isomerase, whose product MLAGNWKMHGTRTEATALAGALAQRVGRVQSREVVIAPPFTALSAAADAIRGTAIRLAAQNVHGEPKGAFTGEVSAAMLVEAGCSHVIVGHSERRQHFGETDASVNARVLGALGAALTPIVCVGETLAEREAGTTDTIVARQVRGGLAGLTPEQVDACVIAYEPVWAIGTGRTATPDQAQDVHAAIRALLADLTGAAVASRVRILYGGSVKPDNIDTLMAQPDIDGALVGGASLDAEGFARIVEFQEPQ is encoded by the coding sequence ATGCTCGCCGGCAACTGGAAGATGCACGGCACGCGCACCGAAGCGACGGCGCTCGCCGGTGCGCTCGCGCAGCGGGTCGGCCGGGTGCAGAGCCGCGAGGTGGTGATCGCCCCGCCCTTCACCGCGCTCTCGGCGGCGGCCGACGCGATCCGCGGCACGGCCATCCGCCTCGCGGCGCAGAACGTCCACGGCGAGCCGAAGGGCGCGTTCACCGGCGAGGTGTCGGCGGCCATGCTGGTCGAGGCCGGCTGCTCGCACGTCATCGTCGGCCACTCCGAGCGCCGCCAGCACTTCGGCGAGACCGACGCGAGCGTCAATGCGCGCGTCCTCGGCGCGCTCGGCGCCGCGCTCACGCCGATCGTCTGCGTCGGCGAGACGCTCGCCGAGCGCGAGGCGGGCACCACCGACACGATCGTCGCACGCCAGGTGCGCGGCGGCCTTGCAGGCCTCACGCCCGAGCAGGTCGACGCCTGCGTGATCGCCTACGAGCCGGTCTGGGCGATCGGCACCGGCCGCACCGCGACCCCGGACCAGGCCCAGGACGTGCACGCCGCCATCCGCGCGCTCCTCGCCGACCTCACAGGCGCGGCGGTGGCGTCCCGCGTCCGCATCCTGTACGGCGGCAGCGTCAAGCCCGACAACATCGATACCCTCATGGCCCAGCCCGACATCGACGGTGCGCTCGTCGGCGGGGCCAGCCTCGACGCCGAGGGATTCGCCCGCATCGTGGAGTTCCAGGAGCCGCAATGA